DNA from Christensenella timonensis:
CCGGTTTTTTCGGCGCTTTGCTTTTATGCCGGTCTGCCTCTTTTTCCGCATAGGCGATCAGCATATCGAACACCAACCTCGAACGCTCGTCCACGTTTCCTACGCCGTAAAGCGAGATCGAATTGAGCATGCCGAACAACAGCTCTGACAGCACTTCCGCGTCCTTTTCCGTGATATTCACCTTATATTCCATGAATACCCGCGTGATCAGTTCCACAAAGAGCTGCTGCACCTGCTTGCGGATCCCGAACAGCGTACGTTCGATGTATTCCTTGTCCGATTCAAAATTGACGACCTGGTTGATCACATCCTCCGGCGTTTCCACCATGCGGCCGATAAAGCAATAGATCGCGCCGTAAAGCGCTTCCTTCGGTTCCTTGCCGAACACGGTTTCCATAAACTGCGTCATGATCTGCTCGATCTCGCCGGCAAGTACCTGTGCCAGCAGCGCTTCCTTGTCTTCAAAGTGGGTATACACCGTACCTACGGCGAGCCCGCTCACCTCGGCGATACGGCGCATGGAAAGGCTGTCGTACCCTTCCTTGTGGTAGATCTCCAAAGCTGCATTGATGATCTTCTGTGTAACGTCTTCGATTTTCTTAGGCATAGTATTCCCCTTCTGCGCGTCATTGCTCAACGCACGTATCGACAAGTCCCAACGCATATTCTTCTTCCCTGCGGCGGATATAGCCGAAAATCCGCACGGCAAGGATCACAGCGATGATCCCCGAAATGACATCCGCCACCAGCGGCGAGATCATGATCCCGATCAGGCCGAGTACGTTCGCCAATACAAGCACTGTTGGGATCAGGCATACGCCCTGCCGCGAAATGGATAATACCAACGCGCCCGTCGCGCGGCCAAACGCCTGGTGCGTCATCATCATGATCAGTGTAAAAGCGGTCAGCGTGAACCCTGCCGTAAACCAACGAAGCGCCGGGATCCCGATTTGCGTCACATAATCGTCGGTGGTAAAAATATGCATCATTTGCGGCGCCAGGAAATAGCACAGCAGCGTCACGCAGGCGCCGATCGCCAGGGCGACCGCGATGCCGAACTTCATGGCCGATTTCAGCCGCTTGAATTTATAAGCCCCAAAATTATACCCGGCGACCGGTTGATAGCCTTGTGCAAACCCAAAGATCAGCGCAAACCCTAAAAATTGTATGCGATTCACAATGCCAAAGGCGGCAATTGCCGCATCCCCATACGGTTTAGCACACACATTGATGACTGCAAATCCCACTGCTGCCAAAAGCTGCGTCAAAAACGTAGAAGAACCGATCCGCGTAATATAGGAAATAATTTCCCTGTCAAAACGGAAGCCTTTCAGCCGGAAAGGCGCTACCGTTTTTTTACGCCAGTAATTCGAGGACAGGATCAGGAAGGCAACGACCTGCGAGATCGCGGTCGCGACTGCCGCACCCATCACGCCCATGTTGAACGTAAAGATGAAAATCGGATCCATGATGATATTCAGCACAGCGCCGATGACCATCCCCGTCATGGACTGTAGCGCGCTCCCTTCCGCGCGCAGCAGGTTGTTGAAAGCCATATTGGTAAGCTGCACCGGCGAAGCCAGGAACATCACGATCGCATAATCCATTGCAAGCTCGATCGTACTGTCCGAAGCCCCCAGCCACAAAAGCATGGGCCGCGCAGCGATACAGCCGGCTACCGCCACAAATACGCCCATCAGAAACGCGAGCGTGATCGTCGTTGTCGCGGTTTTCCCCGCCTTTTCAAGCTCCTTGGCGCCCAGCAGGCGGGAAAGATAGGCCGCGCCGCCCGCGGCGAACAAAATAGAAAGCGCTTGTGTCGTGAGCATGATCGGCATAAACACGGACACCGCCGCTGTTCCCAGATAGCCTTCCGGCGAGATGCTGACAAAGTATGTGTCCGCCATATTGTAGATCGCCATGACCACCATACTGATGATCGCAGGGATCGCCAGACGGATGATCGCTGTCGGAATTTTGGCCGTACCCATCATTTGTGCACGCAGGTCTATTTTCTCTTCCATTCCTCGCCTCGTACTTGCATTTCCAGAATTTTACTGAACGTACGTTCATTATAACAATACCATCTTAATCTCAAAAAAAGCGTATGTCAATGCGTTATATAAAGTTTTTTCCTTGTATAAGGCGGGTCGTTCCGATATAATAAATGTTGTAACAATCAAGGATGGAGTGTGAATCATGTTCAAAATTTTAGAAAAAGCAGAACTGGCAAGAGGGATCACGAAAATGGTGATCGAAGCGCCGCTGATCGCAAGGAAAGCGCAAAGCGGACAGTTTGTTGTGCTCCGCACCCATGATAAAGGGGAGCGTTTCCCGCTGACCATCGCGGACTTTGACCGTGAGGCCGGGACGATCACCATCATCTTTGCGCAGATCGGCAGATCCACGCAGCAGCTGGGTACGCTGGGACAGGGCGAGGCGATCCGGGACGTGGTGGGGCCTCTTGGCGTGGCGTCGCACTTTGACCCATCCATCAAAAAAGCGGCGGTGATCGGCGGCGGTCTGGGATGCGCGATTGCGCTGCCGCAGGCCAGGCACTTAAAGGCAATGGGCGTGAGCGTCGACATGATCGCGGGCTTCAAAACAAAGGATATCATTATATTAGAGGACGAGATGAAGGCAGCGAGCGATAAGCTGATCATCACAACGGACGACGGTTCGTTCGGGGTGCACGGCTTTGTGACGGACGCTTTAAAGCAGCAGATCGAAAGCGGCGCGGAATATGACGTGGTGGTGGCGATCGGGCCCATCCCGATGATGAAATTCGTTTCGGCGCTCACTAAAGAATATGGGATCAAAACCATCGTGAGCATGAACCCTGTGATGATCGACGGCACGGGCATGTGCGGGGGCTGCCGGCTGGTGGTGGGCGGCAAAACGAAGTTTGCGTGCATCGACGGGCCGGACTTTGACGGCCACGAGGTGGATTTTGACGCGGCGATGCGCCGCCTCGCCATGTACGACGGCTTGAAGGAACGCAGTGAAGACTGCCGGCTTGTGCAGATGGCGGATAAGGAGAACTGACGGATGGATAGGAATATGTCGCTTGAGAAGGTAAAGATGCCAGAGCTCGACGCAGCGGAGCGCGCCAAAAACTTTGAAGAGGTGGCGCTGGGGTATACGGCCGCGATGGCACAGGAAGAAAGCCAGCGGTGTTTGGAGTGCAAAAACCGCCCGTGCGTAGCGGGGTGTCCGGTACAGGTCAACATCCCGGAGTTCATCCACGAAATCAAGGAAGGGAACTTCCTGGAAGCATATAACGTGATCACGGCAACCAACGGCCTGCCGGCCGTATGCGGCAGGGTATGCCCGCAGGAGAGCCAGTGCGAGAAATACTGCGTGCGCGGTAAAAAGGGCGAGCCGGTCGGCATCGGGCGCCTGGAGCGCTTCGCAGCGGACTTCGCGATGTCGCAGGGTGCGCTGGGGGTCAAGGGGCTGCCGCCCAAGAACGGCAAAAAGGTAGCGGTGATCGGCAGCGGCCCGGCAGGGCTGACGTGCGCTTCGGACCTTTTGAAGCGCGGCTACGATGTGACGGTGTTCGAGGCCTTCCATACGGCGGGCGGCGTGCTCAAATACGGCATCCCGCAGTTCCGCCTGCCCAAGGAGATCGTCGACCTGGAGATCAACGTCTTAAAGGAGATGGGGGCGGATATTGAGCTTGACATGGTGATCGGCAAGATACTTACCATAGACGAGCTGAAGGAGCAGGGCTATGAGGCCGTATTCATCGGCAGCGGGGCCGGGCTGCCCTCCTTTATGAATATCCCGGGCGAGAACCTGAACGACGTATACTCGGCAAATGAATTCCTGACGCGCATCAATTTGATGCACGCGTACCAATACCCGTCTTACGATACGCCCATCAAGCCGTATTCCAACGTAGCGGTGATCGGCGGCGGGAACGTGGCGATGGACGCGGCGCGCTGCGCGAAGCGCCTGGGCGCGGGCAACGTATACATCATCTACCGCCGGAGCGAGGCAGAGATGCCTGCGCGGCTTGAGGAAGTGCACCACGCAAAGGAAGAGGGCATCGACTTCCGGCTGCTGGAAGCGCCGGTGGAGATCCTGGGCGACGAAAAGGGCAATGTGACGGCGCTGAAGAACGTGCACATGGAACTGGGAGAGCCGGATGCCTCCGGGCGCAGGCGGCCGGTGGTCATAGAAGGCAGCGAATACACACTGCCCATGGATGCGGTGATCGTGGCTATCGGCCAGTCTCCCAACCCTATGATCAAGAACTCGACGCCGGCACTCAAGACGCAATCGTGGGGCGGGATCATCACGGACGAGGAGACAGGCGCGACGTCCATCCCCGGCGTATATGCGGGCGGCGATGCTGTGACCGGCGCTGCCACCGTGATCCTTGCCATGGGCGCGGGCAAAACCGCTGCTAAGAGTATCGATGAGTATTTGAGCAGATAAATATTTAACACATCAAAGGACTATCCATTGAATTGGATAGTCTTTTTTGATGTTTTTCAGGAAAGCTCTTGCCTGAAAAGCAAAAAGAATTTATAATAAAACCAAAATAACCACGTTAAAACATATGTACAATCAACATTTTTTATGGAAAGAGGCCTGGCATGGCAAGATTTACAGTTCCAAGGGACGTATTCTTCGGACACGGTTCCATGGATGAAATACGAAATCTCAAGGGGTATAAGCGTGCTTTTGTAGTAGCCGACCGCATCATGGAACAGCTCGGTATAGTGGAAAAACTGGCCGATATCTTAAACGACTGCCATATGGAGGATATCCGCTGTTTCTTTGACGTAGAAGCGGAGCCCTCGGTGGAAACAGTCATGAAAGGTGCGGCGCAGCTTTCAGAAGCCCGGTCTGATATCATCTTTGCCATCGGCGGCGGGAGTGTGATCGATGCGGCCAAGGCAATGTGGATCTTCTATGAACATCCCCAGCTCACTTTTGAACAGATCGTGAAAGCCCATGAGCTTCCTCCGCTGCGGGAAAAAGCGATCTTGGTGGCGATCCCTTCCACCAGCGGTACAGGCAGCGAGGTAACCTCTTTTGCCGTGATCACAGACCATCAAAGCAAGACCAAATACCCGATCGCCGATTTTGCGATCACACCGGATGTGGCGATCCTCGACAGCCAGATCACGGCGACCATGCCGCCCAAGCTCGTTGCCTATACGGGTATGGACGCCTTGACGCACGGTATCGAAGCTTACGTGGCAAAAAACCGTTCCAGCTTTACGCGTCCCCTGTCCATCCATTCTATTGCCATCATCATCGGCTATCTTGAGGATTCTTATTATGGGGACATGGAAGCAAAAGACGAGATCCATGTCGCTTCCTGCCTTGCCGGTATGGCTTTCACCAATGCACAGCTCGGCATCAACCATTCCATCGCCCATAAAGCGGGAGCGCTTTTCGGGGTTCCGCACGGATTGTGCAACTCCATCCTTCTTCCGTATGTCATAGATTACAACCGCCGCGACCATACTGCCCTGCGCCGTTATGCGCGCATTGCAAAGCGCATCGGTTTTGAGGGCGACCGCGACAAGCTGTTACTCAATTCCCTGCTCCAGACCATTGCAACGCTTACCCACAACCTGCGCCTGCCCATTAGTTTTGAGGAAGCGGGCGTCAACGAGTTCAAATACAATATGTACAAGCGTGAGATCGCCGAGAACGCTTTCCTCGACCCATGTACGCTGTCCAACCCGCGTGAAACCAGCGCCGATGATCTGGAACGGATTTTGGAATGTGCATATTATGGAAAAAAGGTGGCCTTCTGACCTATACATTTTTATGCATAAAAAACGCTTGTTCCTGCTTAAATATGCACGCTTTCCTTTCCTGCCTATTTTAGCCGTTTGATCTGTTTTTCTGCGCAACCACGCATTTTCCGCGATTGTGGATAACTTCGGCTAACTTTCCTTTCCCCGGTTTTTACAAACCGCATTATAAAGCCTTTTTTGTGATGTAAAGTTATCCACATCCATTGGTGGATAACTTTGATTTTTTGCTTTGTTACGCGCTTTTCGCTTTGAGGATAACTCCTCTTTGCCCCCTCCTGCCCCGTTGCTTTTTTCCTCCCGTACCCATTATGCATACAGCGCTTTATTTTATACATTTTTAGCGTTTTCCCGCACTTTCGCCAATCTTGCGGAAGCACTGTAAAATATTGCTTTCCTGTTGTATAATGAAACGTAAGATGAACGATATTGAATTGAAGGAGTCTTTCTATGCAACGTCAATATAACAGGCCCTATCGCAGGCCCACCTCTGTAAACCGGCCACGTCCACGCGGCTACCGCAGGCGGCGCGGGCGTTTGCGTATTGGGCGGTTGGTTATCCTGATCCTGATTTTTGCCGCTATCGTAGTGGGCATCGTTTTGGGGATCATGTTCCTGGCCAAATCCGGTATATTCGGCGCGGCGGCTCCAGACCGTGTTTCCGTTGTCCTGCCCTCCGCCCAGCCTTCTTCTTCCGCAGGGGATCTTGCGGTAGCGGCGGTTGACGCGACACAGCCCGCTGCTTTTGGGCTGCAAACGGAAATCCAGCAAAACGGGGAGACCCTTACGGGGTTCAACCGTGCTTATCCAATTTCTTTCCCTGCCGGAAGCGCCTATACCCCGCTTAGCGGCGTATCCGCTTTCCGCGGCAATAACTATCGTGACGCCGCCCAGTTTGGCGGGATGGAAAATGCTCCGACAAAGCTGGACGAGCTCTGGTCTGTCGATATCGGGCTTGCCTCGCCGGAAATACAGCCGCTCATGATCCGCTGGGACGCGGATATGCGGCAGGTAATGAATTTATACGACAATAAAAAATCGAAAGAGGACTTGACCGAGGTCATCGTGCCCGGCGCGGACGGCAAGCTATATTTCCTTGACTTGTCGGACGGCCAGAATACGCGAGACCCGCTGGAGCTTGGTTTTACGGCCGGGGGCACGCCTGCCCTTGACCCGCGCGGTTATCCCCTCTTGTATGTGGGGGCCGGCGGCGACGGTACAGGCGCCTGTTATATGAACGTCTACAGCCTGATCGACGGCCAGCTTTTATACCGCTGCGGCGCGGAACAAAAGGATGCTTTTGCCTACCGCAGCACATACCAGCGTTTCGGCGCTTCCCCGCTCGTCGCAGCGGAGGCGGATACGCTCATATGGCCGGGCGAAAACGGTATTGTCTACACGATACGCCTGAACACGGATTTTGACCGGGCGGCGGGAACGGTTTCCGTTTCTCCCGACGAGCCTGTAAAATACCGCTATACCTCCGACCAATATGCGGACGACGCGCAGGCAAACGGGCAAGCGTCCCGCATTTATGGCTTCAAGAGCTCGCCCGCCGCCTGGAAGAACTATCTTTTCCTTACGGACAACGGCGGCCTCCTGCAATGCCTGGACCTCAATACCATGTCTCCCGTTTATGTCCAGGATACCGGCGGCATCCCGGACGCTTCCCCGCTCTTTGAGCAGGCAGGCGACAGCGCCTCTTTGTATACGGCTTCCTACGATGCGTCGGGCATGTCGCACATCCGCAAGCTGAACGCCCTTTCCGGTGAGACCGTATGGCAGAAGGACAGCACGGGAAGCATACAGTCCTCCCCCGCCCTTGGCTCCGGCAGCCTGGAAGGTATGGTGTTTTTCAATGTAGCCGGGACGGAAAGCGGTGAGCTTGCAGCATATGACAGCGCCACGGGCGACATCCTCTGGCAGCATACCCTGCCGCGGCCGGGGGCGTCCTCGCCCGCTGCGGTATATGCTGCGGACGGCAGCGGGTCTATCCTGCAATGCGACGGCGGCGGCCAGCTTTTCCTGGTCGACGGGAAAACCGGGGAAGCAAAGGCATCGCTCGCTTTAAACGGCGATACGCAGGGTTCTCCTGCCGTATTCGGCAACACTGCCGTCCTGCAAAGCGGGGAAAAACTTTTCGGCATATTGCTTTCCTGAAAAGATTGCATAAGTCCTGACCTTTTGTGGTATCAATACATATATTAAAAACAGGGGGAATTTTTCTTGAACGATCCGATATGGTGGCAGCTTTTGCTGCAGGTAGTGCTCATTGCTTTGAACGCTTTTTTTGCTTCTACGGAAATCGCCGTGATTTCCCTCAACGCAAACAAGATCCGACGCCTGGCGGAAGAGGGAGATAAGAAAGCAAAACAGATGCTCAAAATGGTGGAAACACCCGCCGGGTTCTTGTCCACGATACA
Protein-coding regions in this window:
- a CDS encoding sulfide/dihydroorotate dehydrogenase-like FAD/NAD-binding protein, with the translated sequence MFKILEKAELARGITKMVIEAPLIARKAQSGQFVVLRTHDKGERFPLTIADFDREAGTITIIFAQIGRSTQQLGTLGQGEAIRDVVGPLGVASHFDPSIKKAAVIGGGLGCAIALPQARHLKAMGVSVDMIAGFKTKDIIILEDEMKAASDKLIITTDDGSFGVHGFVTDALKQQIESGAEYDVVVAIGPIPMMKFVSALTKEYGIKTIVSMNPVMIDGTGMCGGCRLVVGGKTKFACIDGPDFDGHEVDFDAAMRRLAMYDGLKERSEDCRLVQMADKEN
- the gltA gene encoding NADPH-dependent glutamate synthase — encoded protein: MDRNMSLEKVKMPELDAAERAKNFEEVALGYTAAMAQEESQRCLECKNRPCVAGCPVQVNIPEFIHEIKEGNFLEAYNVITATNGLPAVCGRVCPQESQCEKYCVRGKKGEPVGIGRLERFAADFAMSQGALGVKGLPPKNGKKVAVIGSGPAGLTCASDLLKRGYDVTVFEAFHTAGGVLKYGIPQFRLPKEIVDLEINVLKEMGADIELDMVIGKILTIDELKEQGYEAVFIGSGAGLPSFMNIPGENLNDVYSANEFLTRINLMHAYQYPSYDTPIKPYSNVAVIGGGNVAMDAARCAKRLGAGNVYIIYRRSEAEMPARLEEVHHAKEEGIDFRLLEAPVEILGDEKGNVTALKNVHMELGEPDASGRRRPVVIEGSEYTLPMDAVIVAIGQSPNPMIKNSTPALKTQSWGGIITDEETGATSIPGVYAGGDAVTGAATVILAMGAGKTAAKSIDEYLSR
- a CDS encoding TetR/AcrR family transcriptional regulator, whose product is MPKKIEDVTQKIINAALEIYHKEGYDSLSMRRIAEVSGLAVGTVYTHFEDKEALLAQVLAGEIEQIMTQFMETVFGKEPKEALYGAIYCFIGRMVETPEDVINQVVNFESDKEYIERTLFGIRKQVQQLFVELITRVFMEYKVNITEKDAEVLSELLFGMLNSISLYGVGNVDERSRLVFDMLIAYAEKEADRHKSKAPKKPAKAKEKKKS
- a CDS encoding iron-containing alcohol dehydrogenase; translated protein: MARFTVPRDVFFGHGSMDEIRNLKGYKRAFVVADRIMEQLGIVEKLADILNDCHMEDIRCFFDVEAEPSVETVMKGAAQLSEARSDIIFAIGGGSVIDAAKAMWIFYEHPQLTFEQIVKAHELPPLREKAILVAIPSTSGTGSEVTSFAVITDHQSKTKYPIADFAITPDVAILDSQITATMPPKLVAYTGMDALTHGIEAYVAKNRSSFTRPLSIHSIAIIIGYLEDSYYGDMEAKDEIHVASCLAGMAFTNAQLGINHSIAHKAGALFGVPHGLCNSILLPYVIDYNRRDHTALRRYARIAKRIGFEGDRDKLLLNSLLQTIATLTHNLRLPISFEEAGVNEFKYNMYKREIAENAFLDPCTLSNPRETSADDLERILECAYYGKKVAF
- a CDS encoding outer membrane protein assembly factor BamB family protein — its product is MQRQYNRPYRRPTSVNRPRPRGYRRRRGRLRIGRLVILILIFAAIVVGIVLGIMFLAKSGIFGAAAPDRVSVVLPSAQPSSSAGDLAVAAVDATQPAAFGLQTEIQQNGETLTGFNRAYPISFPAGSAYTPLSGVSAFRGNNYRDAAQFGGMENAPTKLDELWSVDIGLASPEIQPLMIRWDADMRQVMNLYDNKKSKEDLTEVIVPGADGKLYFLDLSDGQNTRDPLELGFTAGGTPALDPRGYPLLYVGAGGDGTGACYMNVYSLIDGQLLYRCGAEQKDAFAYRSTYQRFGASPLVAAEADTLIWPGENGIVYTIRLNTDFDRAAGTVSVSPDEPVKYRYTSDQYADDAQANGQASRIYGFKSSPAAWKNYLFLTDNGGLLQCLDLNTMSPVYVQDTGGIPDASPLFEQAGDSASLYTASYDASGMSHIRKLNALSGETVWQKDSTGSIQSSPALGSGSLEGMVFFNVAGTESGELAAYDSATGDILWQHTLPRPGASSPAAVYAADGSGSILQCDGGGQLFLVDGKTGEAKASLALNGDTQGSPAVFGNTAVLQSGEKLFGILLS
- a CDS encoding MATE family efflux transporter — protein: MEEKIDLRAQMMGTAKIPTAIIRLAIPAIISMVVMAIYNMADTYFVSISPEGYLGTAAVSVFMPIMLTTQALSILFAAGGAAYLSRLLGAKELEKAGKTATTTITLAFLMGVFVAVAGCIAARPMLLWLGASDSTIELAMDYAIVMFLASPVQLTNMAFNNLLRAEGSALQSMTGMVIGAVLNIIMDPIFIFTFNMGVMGAAVATAISQVVAFLILSSNYWRKKTVAPFRLKGFRFDREIISYITRIGSSTFLTQLLAAVGFAVINVCAKPYGDAAIAAFGIVNRIQFLGFALIFGFAQGYQPVAGYNFGAYKFKRLKSAMKFGIAVALAIGACVTLLCYFLAPQMMHIFTTDDYVTQIGIPALRWFTAGFTLTAFTLIMMMTHQAFGRATGALVLSISRQGVCLIPTVLVLANVLGLIGIMISPLVADVISGIIAVILAVRIFGYIRRREEEYALGLVDTCVEQ